One Nymphaea colorata isolate Beijing-Zhang1983 chromosome 12, ASM883128v2, whole genome shotgun sequence genomic window, cAATGCTTTTTCCGTTTTAAAGAGtgacccccaaaaaaaaaatcatgagaaaagaaagtagTATTCGGCTTCAGGATATTCACATGGACGACATACCTCTCCTGAATGTTGGTCTCCACTCAATGTCTAATCCCATGGATATTTCAGGCGCGCCCTGCCTCTTTGCACTAATTATGTCGGAAAGTTCTTTTGCAGCATTTTCTGCATCGATAACCGTTCTGCTATACACGATACGGCCAGAAAAACTCATGCTAGGATACTTCATCTTTGTAGGCGCTGCAAAAAATCAAGCTCTGCCTTCAGAGACGGATTTGATAATTATGTATTATGCACCAATCAACTAAAGACTAAAGACGACAATCGAAACCTTTAACCAACAATCTTCCTGATGGCCAGTCCCCTCTCTTTCCCGCTGATGAGAACACATGAGAAAGAATGGTAAACGAAATGGAAACAAGAATATAGGAAGTAAACCAATTAAACTTCCTCCATCTAACACCGAAAGCCTAGTGGCAAACGAGACGTCCACGAATGGAAACAttaaaattaaagaataaaataaaaacgaaACGATAATGCAGTCAATTGGTAGCATGGTTCATGAGATCTCCGCGGCATCATTTCAATAGCATTGCTACAAGCCTTCACGAAAAACGTGGAACCAGATCAAATCCATGCTGCTGAACTGCTCGGGATTGttgccaaattttgaaaatgaaggaaaCGGCCGTTCATCCTTAAAACAGAGAATTACCACGGCAAGAAGAAGGAACCATCTGCCACGTCTCGTTTCTAGGGCTAGAATCCGCAGCCATCGATCTCGTGGTCCTTCTTCCCTGCTCCCCACCCACAGAGGGACCTCCTGGCGAGCTGAGACCAGAATCGGGCACGATCCGACGACTTCTAAGAGACGAGATCGCGCTCCAATCAGGTAAACGCCGGCGATCGGTGCCACCCTCGTTGCCGGAGACCGTCTTCCTCTTTCTAGAGGAGCAACTCTCTTGGACCCCGAACGCAGCTTCGATTGCATCGAGCTCTTTCTGATCGAGGCTTTCGACTTCTGGAGGATTAGGAATCGCAGATCTTTTCCCCATTCGCCCTCCCTcagtctctctgtctctctctctctctgtctctctctctctctctcccacttaCACAGAGTTCGCGCGCGCGGGCTCTTAAATGAAGGAATAGGCGAATCGCTGCGCCATTCGAAATACCTGGCGGGAAAATCTTCGAACTGTGAAATTGAACAACATAAATTAACGGCCTGAAGTTGAACGTTTATTTTAGAGCACTACGAGAAGAAACCATTTCCTCGACGTCTATTTCAGAGCGTTACGGGAGGAACAATTTCCTTTAGGTTGCGTTCCATTCTTTATCGATCTTAGATTAGATTCAAGGGAATTTGAAATTCATAGTAGCTGAATCCACCTCTCAACGTGAATCTCAAATTCGGGAGAGTAATGATTCGGAAGATTCCTTGATGGTTGTAGGTGCTGCTCACAATCGACATGCAAGAATGGTCTACTGCTTGAGCCGAGTGCTCACTGGACCCGAGCTACCGTACCCTCCAGTCGATGGAATGTTAAAAAAACATGGTTCAGGCAGAGGCAACCTGAAGTAAAAAAACCGTACGTAATAACACATTAAAGTAGATCGACCTGGATTTTAAATATAAAGTCGCAGTTCTCCCGGTGCAGTTTGGCTTACCCCCTCGAACTTGGCATTTATGAGTATATAAAGATCTTCGCAAGTTGCCAATAGAAATTTCATCGAGATTCAAATCTCAAACCCCATTCATCTCgacttgtttgtttcttctatcATCAGGCAAGGCTTGAAGCGTGCAGACATATGCGTATTGGAGCAGATTGTGTCATTACCGTAAGAAGCCACACATCTCACACACAATGAGGCAGTAAAAGAGCAAGTGGTGGTCTTTTTTAGAGGAGAAAAAGACGGAGAACAGAGAAACAGTAGATGACGGATGAGCAAAACCTTGGGCACTATAGGCcttctaaaaataaataatgcatTGCTGCCGAGTATTTACAATGATCTTCTTGGGAGGACAATGAAGGGCCTCGCATCGTTTATATTCCATCACAAATGCAACCCGTAGATCAAACCAGTTAACAACCAACGCCTTCAGTTATCGTTTAATGCATGTCACTGATCAGCTGATGGATACAACTCTGAGATTCTTTGCCAAGACGATGGTGCATTGGTGTTGGTGACGGCAGACAACGGACAACTCCAGCAAAAAAACATGAGTCGGCCGTTTCTCCGCTTTCCACTGATTGCCTCTCCTCCCACTGTGACTTTGTATGTAATTGATATACATTGCCCACAGGCTCACGAGGTATTTCTTGAAAAGCTTATTGATAATGTACAACAGCAGACTCAAGGTTGTTCATTTTCGTAGCTTGACAGCCGAGAGTCTGATAGAACAGAGAAGAGCTGTGTGTCTACAAAATGCTGGAACGAACAATAAACCAAATTTAGAAGGGAAAGAACACTTTACATTTAAGAATGGCACTCACCACTGAAGAGGGATGAGCGTTCAATCATACTAAGATTTAAATGCAACTGAAAAATAGATCAGTAAACAAGCATTTTTCAAACGATGAAAGTTCCACATGCATTCTGAATGACGCAAGGCACGCCCTGAAAGTTCCACAAATGTGCAGGGATGTCGACCCCAGAACAAATTACTATAAGTGAACAGAAAAACTGCGAACTATTTAAATTATGTACATAACATGAGCAGAAAAGATGTGGAAGTACAACAAACAGAAGGCAATTTTGAATATATAGAGCAAAAATTATGCGAGATTACCTTAACAAAAGGCCGGTCCTTCATGGGGAAAGAATCAATAAAACTTTCCTTGAGGAGAAGAGACACCTGATGGGAAGGAAAACATTATTATCAGTGAGGGAatcaaaagcatatagaaaaaattaaagactATTTGAGATTTACAAATCCTGCAAATACTAAAAATTTGTACTAACCCTGTCATTGTTTGATTGTACACTTGTTATAGTATAATACCGCAAGTTTGAACAAAGTGATTCCATGTAGCGGCGCATAACATTCAAGAACTGCACAGCAGCTTCAGCCTGCAAGGAGAAGGTCATGACACAAatcagaaaaaaggaaatgacatGAAGTAAAGTGACAACCAAAAAAGAATCTgaacgaaaaaaagaaagcaattttGACATCTTTATAATACATTAACCTTTCAGCATGAATCAGAATTAGGAGTAACCTTTCAGCATGGACCAGAATCTGCTAGGGGTGGGCATCAAGCCACGCAGGCCAGATTCGGACAGTCGGACCCCAGCCCAGGTCAGGACCcagtttatttttaatttaaaaaattaaatatattataatatataaataaaaatataattaaaattaattaaaaattatcaGGCCCGGGCCCAAGCCCGACCCCATTTGACCTCAGGCCCGAGGCCATTGTCATGGCCTGAGCCAGGCCCCCAGAAGACCGGTGGGCCCCCAGCCCAACATCCACACTTGGATCAGATCAGGCAGATGAAAATAAGGCAGATTGCAACAACATAATCATAAGACGAAACACTGTTACCAGCACAGGGTACGTGCAGAGACTTGGAGAACAACAATTGCCAAAACCTTAGTTAGAATGCCTATGGATATTTCCCAAAGTTAGGCAGAAAATTTATCCCAAATGCTCACTTGAAGCAAGTTTTATAGCAGGTCTCGTTGAAAAGCTATTAAGAACAAATTCTGGGAACCAAAGTGCTCTCCAAAATGTAACATTTCCTTGCACAACATAGATGATAACAGTTCCAGTAAGTGTAAGAAGCCAATGGTACCTGCACTTCATTGCACTTGCACACAGGGTGCCTTTTAGCAATGTTATTCTCAGATGCAAGCTTTGCATGGATTGGAGTTAACTCAGCAATCAGTTCACGCTGTCGAGGGAGAGTTGGTAAGGAGCCCATCTTAACCTAGAATATGCAAAACATAACcagcaaaaaaattaagatacttctcaataataaacaaatcagaaaatattaaatttaacAGACCTGATTCTTCTGCACATTGACACATACGAAATTTGAGGTTTTGAGCTTCATCTCAGAAGGCTTATGTTGTATGCCCACCtgaaaatcaccaaaaaaagaTTCaaatcaacaatgaatataacaCGTAACAGAAAAACATGCCATGCAGATAGTCAAACGCAGACCATGAAGACACTAATGAACAATTAAATGGCAGACACTTAACCGTCAACATATGAGGCTCATGTACCAAGGAACCACAAACACACAAACGCACCAAACATGTTACATGAATGAGAAAAGTGGAATTGGAATCTTAGTCATAACCCACCATTAAATAAGAACTAAGTTTGACCAGATCAAAGCTGCTGGTGCAGTCAAGCAAGAAATGGCTGTCTAACAGGCAATCATGTTTTCCATCACAAGCACTGTTCTCTGTGAACCCAAAGCAAGGTGTACCAGCTGGGGTCAAGAAGGCAAAACCAAGGGGCTACGCTGCTTCTCCAAACAGGGTCTGCATATGGGCATCCCTTTGACTGGTTGTATAGTAGGTtccacaaatatatatatatatatcgtctCAGTTTTCTGGCTTAGTTATATCGATCAAGCATTTTAAGTGCCCAGCAGGCTAGCACAAGGAAGGGGGCCGAAAGAAGAAATGTCCTgtgattttatattttataacataaaaaaagacgaaaatcatctCCACgtgcacacatgcacacatactCTATGCAATATGTTCAAATATTTACCACAAAACCAGGAAACCATCCAAATAGGCAAATACTTATCGTCTGTGGAAATCGATCACATTTTAAAAGAAAGATTATCTCATTAACTACAatagaatatgaaaatgaagacagaTATCTTTCTGATATGTACAACTATATCCGTAAGTACTGAGATGACTTGATAAATACAAGGGAGATCCTAAAGCACAGATGATCGTTTAGATGATGCATGTACCATGCTTAATTATCGATTCATTTACCTCGAAAAAGATGCAAACAGCTGAAATGGTTTAATTCCCTGTTTATTGAGGTGAACAATTATTCTTGGCTTATTGACTACTGAAGTCAACCACTGTAACACCACCCAGACAAAACTCTAGATGTATGACTAGAGTCAAAAGGCAGGACATGGACAGAGAAAGTTACACGTGAAGCAAAGGAAAGGAAACAGCAACCTAAAAATGTGTTAAGTATGAAGCAAAAATTATCGTGTTAAGTATGAAGCAAAAATTATCTAAACATAAAGTAAAAGATTAGATAGCAACAATGGAGGATAGCAGGAGATGGTTTTGGAGTTGAGAGAAACGAAAAGAAGGGTTCAGGCAGACAGAAACCAAAGAAGCCTATAACAAATtcataaaaggggaaaaagaagagaggtcAATCTTTCACTTAAGATCTTCAACCCTTGAAGTAAATCAACATCAATCTATTCACTACAACACATGCATGATGCAAATAATCCTCAAGAGGGGGTTGGGGTGGGGGGATGTACAAAGATATTCCGAACAAAATGGTGAAGGTTTCAGCTAAGGGTTTAATAGCCAACAAAGTTCCAACTGCTGCAGCATTGGCCAAAAAAAAGGCACCTAACTGGAGCACCGTATCAACATAGACTCTGCACATATGCAAAAATTTTACCACATCGGTTCAAATTTCTCATAAGCAGAAGCATGTATATGCAGATAACATAAAATTCTTGACACATTAGTATCACCAGCCATCCAACCACTGCAAATATTAGCAAGTGTTAAGATTTCACATAATTAgaaacatagtcacaaaaaaacttTCTCGCGTTTTAAACAGCgagtttttcttgggtattggcaagcttaaaaatatatacagaaaaatatggtacttttttaaaaaaataaaaaaactaaaaatttaaaaaaaaaaaaaaacaagcagtttggcattaaaaacgtgaaaaaaatgaacaaaatgaaaaaacgagaaaaaaaatcatattgatgtttttttaaGGTTTAAATGGATTTatttatcgcgtttttttttttttgctttttttcaaaaaaaaacatgttttttgtgacgaTGATTAAAAACAAGTATAGCACATGCAGATAACACAGGGTTCCTGTCATACTAGCCTCAGCAGCCATCTAAACAACTCAGACTGACCTTTTCTGTAATCCACCACAGGGGAAAGATATGCAGATTAGGATGCTATCCATAAATATAATGATCGCAATCATAACATAGGGTCATGGCACAATGATGTTCATGTTATGGTGGTAGGTGAAATAGCTACCGGagagtaagaagaagaagataaggaAAAACCGAAAAAGAAACAACCTTTCAATACGGTCATTATCA contains:
- the LOC116265491 gene encoding 3'-5' exonuclease-like, translated to MGKRSAIPNPPEVESLDQKELDAIEAAFGVQESCSSRKRKTVSGNEGGTDRRRLPDWSAISSLRSRRIVPDSGLSSPGGPSVGGEQGRRTTRSMAADSSPRNETWQMVPSSCRAPTKMKYPSMSFSGRIVYSRTVIDAENAAKELSDIISAKRQGAPEISMGLDIEWRPTFRRGATQRRAAVLQICVDTAQCFVMHVIHSGIPAILQSLLEDETIPKVGVAIANDASKILNDYGVRVKGLEDLSGLANRKFGGAPRKWSLGSLVEVLICKELDKPKKIRLGNWEADVLSKDQLHYAATDAYASWYLHQVLHCFPDASEASNTD